Part of the Ursus arctos isolate Adak ecotype North America unplaced genomic scaffold, UrsArc2.0 scaffold_4, whole genome shotgun sequence genome, TTCATTGCTTTTACCTAGAGCACAAGGAATTTTGCAGGTAAAGAGAGTCTGTGTGACACTATCTAACCCTAAGATGGTCAGTGAGAACGACCAAATTTGAACAAAGCTTGTATAATAAAGAGCTTTGCCAATTTTAAAGCTCTACACACATGCTAGTTAATATCATGCCCTTTGTTTGTGCTGTGAAGGAGGAAACCTACCCTCCAGGTGCAGGGAGGGTACCCTTCACATGGGGACTTCATTTCCTGCTctcagggagacagaggagagtaAGTGTTCTTGCACCAGCTGTTTCTTaaataactttaattcaaaataatcaatatgccaaagttgCATATTTGGGGGCCACCTGCCCTGAATCCCATCAGTGCCCAATCTCTGTCCAAACCCTTCCTTCCTAATCTCTTGCCATCTGCTCACTTTCCCATTCCATCCCCTGATGAGCAGCCGAGTTCCCCATCCTGTTACCTTCCAGAACCTCATCTCCTACCACTCTTCCCTTAGGTCATTCCATCCCCCTAGCCATCACACTGGCTCCTTGTTATGTTCAAATATTCCAAGGTGTGTTatttgcctcagggcctttgcactgtcTGTTTTCTGCCCTAAGCCTCTTCCCACACATGGCTTGTTCCCTAACttcctttaatttttgaagaCATGTCACTTTCTCCTTGATGCTTTCCTTCATTACCCTCATTATTCtacttaaaattgtaaatttcCCTCACACCTGGCATCCCCAATTTCTCATTCCCGGTTCTGTTCTTTTCCCCATGGCCCTTGTTACCATCTAATATACTATATAATGtacttatttattgtttgtttgtatgCCTCCCAAAAAAAGGTATATATTATGCAAgggtggggattttttttttctttttgtttactgCTGGACCTCCAGCACTCGGAACAGAGTGAGTCACATactaggtgttcaataaatattgttcaaTAAATACGGTTGAGTAAGTGAATGAGTCCCATGCTCTGGTGGTACAAAATTTTCACACCATTGAACTCTGATTAGGTTGCAAGGACTAAAAGTCAAGCTGGTATTGATACTAAAGCAGGGGGAAAAATCCTCATGAGAAGGAAAGCAATAAGAATGCTCACTCTTTCAGTGATGTCTAAGTTTGgaacaatgtgatttttttctttttcctagtgAGTTTCCTAGCGAACCACAGCTCTATCTCATCAGGGTCAACTTCAAAAGGTCTCTGATTCATTCCACAACCTTCTACCAgtcacttttgtttgttttgtttttaaagatttatttatttatttatttatttatttatttatttgagagagggagagagagagagagcatggagggcggggcagagggagagagagagagagagagagaatcccaagcagactccctgctgagctcagggtcaatgcagggctccatctcacaccctgagatcatgacctgagccaaaatcaagagtcggacgcttaaccaactgagccaccctggcgtcccTACCAGTCACTTCTTAACTTGCCTGCAGAGTGAATCTTCCTCTGGTGGAAAGACAATTTGTACATTTCAATCATATTGATATTTCCTTTTGCAAAAGGCTCCATATCTCTTTTGAGACTTACAAAAGATAGATTTTTATGAATGATACAGAACTTTGTATTTGTTCAGTGCTTTCATTCCAGACTTTCTAAATTCTTTGCAAATATCAGTCCTCAGACTCTCCTAACTCTCTTCTGACAGCCACATGATAAGCAGATTTCCTCTAATTTCTGAACTAGGTTATTTAAAGGCATCAGCTGCTAGAAAGTATGCAGCAGAGAGATCACAGTGCCTTAAGGACTGGGCTCTACTTGGCTCCTGGAGAACGTGGCTTGGCAACTCCGGTGAGTTAGTTAATGGCAAGTGGAGTGCTGCACCCAGAATCCTGCCTGGAGACAAGACCTTAGGAGAAAGGCCCCAGTGTCCTCCTCAGTCAGAGAAGGCACTTGATTATACCATCACTTGAGCCTCTTACAGCTTCAACAGTCCTATGATTTCCAAACACCTGATGGCCAATTTTCCACTTGAATAttctaaacttcttttttttttaaagagttttatttatttgagagagacagtggcGGGGGggagcacaaagggagagggagaagaagactccccgctgagcagggagcctgatacggggctcgatcccaggaccccgagatcatgacttgagttgaaggcagacgcttaaataactgagccctccaggtgcccctagagatcCCAAGCTTCTTTAAGCTCAGCTTGTCCCCTCCAAATCATCTCATCACCAAAAGCAATGATTTCGTCTCCTGACTTTCCTGGCTCTGAACCCAATTTCAAACTCTAGAGTGACTTTTGACTCAATCCTTCCCACCAAactagtgcttctcaaactgtaATGTGCATATGTATCACCCTGGGGATCTTGTTTAAATGTATAAAGCTTGGTTCAGGCCTGAGACTCTGCCTGTCTCACAAGTTTCCAAGGGATGCCAATTGGTTCTAGGACTGTGCTCTGGGCAACGGTGCCCTAAACCAACCTACCCTTGGCCCCACTCCTACCCCACTGCATCCATCCATTGCCagctaacttttatttttcctgtgaaGCATATCCCTATGCACGCTTTCCTCTCATTCTCAGTGTGCACCACCTCCCCCTCAACTCCTTAtcacttcccacccccacccaggttTTATGCCTACATAACttcaatagccaaactgtgggaacCCATTCATGAATGAGTTATAAAACCAATCTATTGGGTAGCTAGCGGCATTTATAAAACatggataggataggataggataggataggataggataggatagaaTCAGACTGTATCTCACATAGTAACAGTATTATGATTTTGgttagatataaaaatatttataacctGGCCATgatgcaaaatatatttcttgctATGGATAGAGGTTTAAATAAAAGATCGGAGAgggggttgcctggctggctctgtctgtGGAACGtgcgactcttcatctcggggttgtgggttcgagctccacattgggcgtagagattactttatAAAGGTgaaaccttgaaaaaaataatagtaaagaaaaagatttgtttcAAGTTCCTACAGAGACACCTAGACCTCCCTGCATCCCGACCCAAATGCACGTGCTCACAGGCTCCTCTTTCTGTCAGTAAGGCTCCTTCTTTAAGAGCCTTCAGTGTCACTTCATCGTCCAAAGTCCAGATATGTTAGCCTGATTTTCCAGGCCTTTCTCAACCTGGCCTCACGTGGCTTTCAAGCCTGATTTCCTACTCACTTGTGCCCAgaaccagccctgccccccaTCTGGGCCCCTGTCGCACTGTCCCCCAAGCCTGCCTGCTGTGTTCCCACCTTTGCACGTGTCACTCACTCAGACTGCCCAGACTGCCCCTTCCTCAGCCACCTCCCACTGGAATCACATCCACCCTCCAAACCGGCTTCGGCTCCTGTTTCCCCCAGGGTGCTTTCATCAGCGATCTTTCCCACGGAAGTGGTATCTTGTCACTGGGCTCTTCTCACACGGAAGGCACTCACTCGTCTTGCCTCATTCGGTGGACGCTCTTCTAGGTGCATGACTTTCCCATCTGGACTGTAAATCCCGAGGACAGTTGGCATCGTTACGTCTATAATCATTACTTGGTGAGCTCGCTCATCTGATTCAGCCTCTCGGTGCCTCGTTTGAAAAGTAGGAGGACATCTCCATCATCATAAGGATTACATGAGTTAACACGTGTAAAGTGTTTAGTGTAGTGCTTGGCATACAGTCAGCGCTTATAGATGTTAATTGTTATGATGCCGTCTGTACGGTGCCTATCACACCCCTTGTTCGTAGTAGACCCACAATAGATGTTTGTAAGTGAATACATTAGTGCATATTAAAATGATTCCTCTAAAAGTTTCTATTTCTGTTGTGACTGTTCCCCACTTCCTTCAATTCATCAGCTTCTGGGAACTGAGTCCTTTACGTGGGCTTTAAAGATTCAGAGGGAGGGCTCACAAGCATCATGCAATCAGAGTGTTAGCAGCTACTCTTGCAAAACCCAAGTCAAGTCCCAGGAACTGCCCGGTGGAGCAGAAAGCTAGCCTGCCAGAAAGAGCGGAGGGAGGAGAGTGCAGGACGGGCCTTCTCTCCAGGCTCATACCTCCCCAGGCACCACCTCCTGGTCCTTCCTGAAACCTGACTGCCCTGCTTGCCTCTCAGACACtgcctctcccatttccttttccctcttctcttccctaccCTCAAAACTCTTCCTTTTacattcttttccctctccctctctaagtataaggtttttaaaaagaaaagctggcccctgggtggctcagtcagttgagtgtcagactcttggttctggctcaggtcatcatctgaAGGTGGTGACATGGAGCCCAGCATTCGGGCTCCGCgcgcagcggggagcctgccggagactctttctccctctgccccccccccatatgtGTGCTCgtgcgctctgtcaaataaatacataattttttaaagaaaaagaaaagaaagcaaggaaagggAGGCTGTGACTCAGGGGACACCTCACCCTCTGTCTCAcaggcccgggggggggggggcgccccaGGAAAGGTGGGTGTGCTCGCTCCTGAACCTCCCGCGTCCACAGGGTGGATTTCACAAGTTACTGAAAGGCATTCATACACCAGCCGAGTCCATGAAAGATCTTTTCAAAGTTTTGTGTAAACAAAGCAAGATTCAAGCTGGCGGCTACCGCAGAAATAACAGGCCACTGCAAGGCTGCAGCATTTTTCAGCGTTCGAAAGGAGAGCAACGGTTCCTGCCAGAGTAGCTAAGGCGGCGTGCGTGCGGGCGTCTGCTAACGCCAGCTGTCTGCGCGCAGGCGCACCAGCAGCGACTGTCGcctctgcttttctcctgttCGGTCCAGTGTTGCTGTCTCACACGGGCGTGACGCGCGCACTGACGGCGCCTTGCCTCTGAAAGCAAACACCGGCCCCGGCTCGGCATCGGGGCTCGGCTGCTCTTAGGAATTCGCCTGTTTTGGGGTGCTATATATGCTGGCTCGACCTCCGCAGGGTCCCTTGGAAACTTTCCTCTTGGAGAATCAAACCAACCTCTTTCGACTAGAGAAGGTTCTGTTTTTATCCACGGGAGTTTTATGCTATGGCAATGCCACGTCTGGAATTTCGGACTTAGCTATCCGAGAAGCCCGGGTGAACACACGTGTGTGAGcttccccccagccctccccgccccccggccaCCAAATTCTCCAAGTCGGACATTCGAAATAAAATATGCCAGGAAAGGGAAAAGCtggatctcaaaaaaaaaaaaaaaaaaaaaccacccgaaaaaatcaaaaacaacaacagaccAGGCGGGACACCCCAAAAACCGTATTGCTAGAAACTGATTTTTCCCCACAAATTTGTTGATACTCTACATACAGTCATATTTGTTTCTCTGTCAAAAACCTAATTTGTAACTACTTTTAGTCCTGCCCTCATTCTGTATCTTGTTTCAGGCACATCTCTTCCTGGTTTTCTCTCTCAACCTCAAATCATTCCCCCACCAGGAACAAATGATTTATGGGCCAGGAAGACGCGGTTTCCAGGCTCAGTGACCACAAAGGTCTCCTTCATCAGACCCGGAGTGGAATCAAAGATGagctcagaaatttttttttttttttcattatatattgcTCAGTTCTGGTGATACCATTCCCTCCTTTGTTTAACTATTTTCATTCTGCACCTTCGGTCTTTTTCCCTTAGAGGagactaacaacaacaacaaaaacaacaaaacaaaaaaacctcttgaAACCTGGACACACTGCACCCAGAATGATTAACGTCCCACCACGCATTCACTCTAATTATAATCTTTGTTACTATTTGCATCCCACCAGCAGGCCGAGGCTGCAGAAGCtcgaaagaaaagcagaaagtaaAAGATAACGCTGTTGCTGGGCGGGTTTTCAGGGTTCTGTGGCATGTTTCCTTTCCGGTTCCTCCCATTTGTAATTTCAGCAATTTGTGAGAAAGATGAACGATAGACaatgaatcaaaataaaacatatggCAAGGGTTATAAAGCCAAGCTTTTATGCCAGTGACACCTTACAGTAGTGAGGGTTATAATTGTGATGGCAAAGGCaacacagaaaatcaaaaaaTGAGCTTGTATGAATCATGTCTTTATGACACTGATGGCTTCTTTGCCTCATTGTCATCCCAGATGAGGAGGAGATCAGAGCCATAAATCCATTTAgccatttgctgttctttctagTTCATAATAAAGTTGTCAAACCGTGAGACAGATTGAACTCTTTTCAGAGCTACCTTCTATCATAGatgttattttcccattttcctctcaCAGGCCGTCAAGACTGGGATACTTCTTCTGCTGTTGGCTCACAAACAGCGGACCAAGAGATACCTGGTAAATATGTAGACATGGAGGAGGATGGTTGAATAGATTTGAAGGTCAAATCTCTACCAGTTCAGGATGGAACATGGGGAACGTGATTTCCAATTATCATTGAATTCTGTCTGATTGATGTCTTACTCTAATGGATTTCAGCGATAAACTAGGTTTTAAATGGATAATTTTTATCTGATTTCTTCTCCAAACACTTTCTACAAGTTCCTGTGATTATTCTAAATATGTAAGTGTTCCAGTTGGGAGAGGACACAACCAATACTGATGGGCCTGAACTTCACTTTGAATAAATggatctttgttttcttattatttattttttttataataatattttttattatattatgttagtcaccatacagtacatccctggtttccgatgtaaggctcgatgattcattagttgtgtataacacccagtgcaccatgcaatatgtgccctccttactacccatcaccggtctatcccaatccccacccctctcccctctgaggccctcagtttgtttctcagagtccatagtctctcatgcttctgtAGGTTACTCTGTTtttaatcatgtatttttaagGCTCACCTCCTCAGTTTGGGATCTCCTTCCAATGTCTCTGTTACTTCTCCCCCTAAAAAAGGATGCAAAGTCTATGATACCTTGCATTTCAATCGTATGGAGCCAAGTACTCCCACAGTATAGAAAGACTACCTTGATGTGATCATAGATTTAATGTACATGTGAATCTCGTGGGAGTCTGGTTAAAATGCCAAGTCTGATTCAGGAGATCTGGGTGAGGTGTGAGAGTCTACATTTCCAACAAACTTCCAGGGACGTCAGTGCTGCTGGACCACGGACCATGCCCTGATTAGCAAGGTACTAGGATAAGGCAAGGATTCTGTGTAATGTTTGTTTTTCCCAGCCCAGACTGGCTGTCAACAcatgacagaagaaaaataaacacatgtttgttgaatggaatTCATTTCAATTTTGGCCCAGTTGGCTGATATGTTATTCTCCTATAGCGTAGATTCAGAAGGAGAACAAAGGGGCCTGAAAGAGAAAGTTGTAATgcatttctcctttgcttcccagTAAAAGAGATTAATACCCGACGTCTCCTTCTTTCTTCATATTGCTGAGAAGCTTTTGAAGTATTCGTTCCCAAAGTAacaatttgtttttgctttcttttcagtgGGAAGCTAGCTTCACCTTTGTGATTGTAAGCATGATGGCATGTCCACTTCATTTTGCAGTAGCCTTGGAATCTGCTCTCCTTGGCCCATATTGCTTCTACTCATTTTCAGGGATAGCAGGGACCGGTTACCTCGGTTATGCAGTCGCCTTTCCTTTCCCATATGCAAACTTCCCATCAGCTTGTGTGGACCCGCCACACTATGAAGAGTACCACCTGACGCTTCAAGCCTTTGACCTCTGCCTGAGCTTTGCCATGCTCTGTGTGTCCCTGGCAGCATTCATCAAGCTTTCTGCAGGACTTATCTGGAAGAGACACTTACAGGTAAGTTTCCAGAAAGGGGGAACAAGTTCTTATTCCATCCGGAATGCTAAAATGGAAAGTCTGCCAGATTTGTATTTAATCTGCCTCTCTTATTTATCACTGTATCTTGTATAACCAAAATTTTCCCACCCTTTCTACCTTTGCCCCAGCAGAGAGGCTGATATAACATCAAATTTAGCTTTCTAACTTTTTCCCAGATGGTTAAGAATAATATTGATAATACGATAGTAATAGAAATATGAACTGAATGTTTACTGTCAGTGTTCTTCCCATTTTCTAAGATAGTAGACTGAGCCTAAAGGGTTtatgtaacttgtccaaggtcacacagctagtgagcagTAGGGTCAGATTCAGAACCCAGAACTCTTTCTCTCAACAGGCCAGATTTATCCTGGGCCCCCTTGTCACACACCTTGTACGCTCTCTCCTCCGTTAGATCATTAAGATGCATGGTTCCAGCCTCCAGGACGGTTAGGACAGAACCACTGGGAGTGATTTCTGATTCCAAATTCCTATGCCTGATGCTGGGTCACTCCATTGTGAGTTGAACAGCCTCCTCCTGGAAAGAGATCTTTCCCACGACAAACTCCGATACTGGCTTTATGATTCCAGTTAGTATTATACGAAGGTCAGGTGAATTGGGGTTATGTTagccaattttttttccagtttgatcCCATCAACACAAATCAGCAAAGCTAGAAGACAAGAACTTGGCTCTCTCAATGCCTTTTGTGGTCAGTCTTGTCCTCTTCAACTTCTGCATAAGTCTGCAAAGGAAATCCTGTACATTCTTAGGAACAGAGTGGATTTTACAAGGACGCCTACTGAGAATTGAGGCTAGCTGACTAAAATTACCTCCCCTGCTGTACTGCCAGTGCATCTAGAAGTTTAGAATTTGAGATTTCTCCCTTTTAGGGACCATCCAACTTCCTAGAGCCCTTTGTTCAAAGGAACATAAACCCAGGAGAATCACGCATTAAAGCATTGGCTACCCATAACCTCTTGGCCTGAACAGCTAATCAGACATCTGGCTGCCATCTTGGGCATGACACCCAATGTTTAACACTGAatggagggcagagagaaaagaatgaaaagatatcTGCAGAGCCTGGTAATTCAGCCTCATGGAAACCCAATAGTGAGGCTACCTAAAGtgcctggaaagagaaaaaattaattgaaaacaGAGCAAAGTTCCCCAGCTTCAGAATTTTGCCTTTGCCCATCTTGCTCAGAGTAGTTTCTTGGTGTGTGATTTCTAAACTAGCTGTAGGACCCAACACAACTACAACATGTTTCTCAAAGTGGATCAATGACAGCAGAATCACCATGGTTCTTGTTAAACCATATTTCTGGCTTCCGTCCTGGCCCATTCTTAGGGCAGAAACTCTGGGGTTAAAGGCAGGGGATACACATTTTTAACACATGCCCCAAGAGATTCTGGTGAAAATTCTCTTCCTAGCACAGGATTCTCTTAATGTAACTTCTGGACAGAATCTCAATTTTCCCATCTGCATAAAATGCAACGCTAGTTTGGGTGAGAGttctcaataaatttaataagCAGCAAAACTTCAGTGAGCATTTTTGGATGACTTGACACAACTTAATCCATAATGATGGCAGATCATGTTTCATTAGCAAGGCTGAGTGGCTGACATAACGGGACATGAGTTTCTGTATTAATAAATACGCCATTGCCCCCTGAGCCCACAAGGAGCACATGTAGCTTGAACAAACCTTTGTTACCATGTGggacacctcagtggctcagtcggttgtctgactcttgatttcagctcaggtcatgatctcagggttgtgggagagagcaccacgtcaggctctgtgcttgacatggagtctgcttgagattctctctcttcccctctgcccctgcccccacttgtgctctctctatctctctctttctgtctctccctctcaaaataaataaataaaatctttaaaaaaaaaccaccttcaTTACCATGTTAGCATGTAGAAATCTCAGCTTTTTGAGGCACAATTTCCAGCAGTGAAATAATGTATTGTTTgtcaaaattctagaaaacacaTAACTTTTTTAGAAGAAATGGCAAATCACTTGTTAGGATATAGAATCCTACAGGGTGATTCTGCATTTAATGAGCCTCCATATAGTTATATTGTTAGGTTCCCTTCATGCTGAAAGagataagtaatatttttattttttaaatattttatttaaattcaatttagttaacacacactgtatcattagtttcagaggtaggattcagtgattcatcatttaatGATTCATCGTTAAAATCATTTTGCATCCCAGTCAGCTCGAGCTGTTATAAGTAAATACCATAGACATGGCGGCTTAACCGACACATTTGTTTCTctcagtgctggaggctggaagcccaagatcaaggtaccagtaTGGTCGGTCTTTGGTCTATGGTCTTCTCTTCCTGGCATGTGGACAGTcacctccctgtgtcctcacatggtcctTCCTGTGCCTGCTCCTGGACTGAGAAGATCTctgtcctcttcttataagggcagtaatcccatcatggggggtctcatcctcatgacctcatttaaacttaattGTCTCCCAAATCACTTACCTTCAGAGACCATCCCAGTGGGGATTAGGGCTTTAACATGCAATTGGGGAGGGAGACACTAACAGTTGATAGCGTCTCATGGAAGGTCACACAGTGTTGGTGTGTGAGCATGTGGTCAGTTGGTACccaaccaaaaccacagtgagaaatGCTTGAAAGAGACATAAAGAGTGTGATGATTTGGATAAAAGCATTATACGAGCGCTACAGACCGAATGTTTGTGTCTTTGCAAAATTCCCTAGCCCCTGCTGTGATGATAttaagaggtggggcctttgggagataattaggtttagcGAGGTCAGAAGGGTAGAGCTCCCGTGATGGGATTAGCTTCCATGATGCTCTTATAAGAAAATGAGGAGGCCAGAGTTGTCTCTCTCCGCCATGGAAGGAGACAGccagaaggtggccatctgccaAATAGGAAGAGGGCTCTCCCCAGACGATgaatctgctgacaccttgatcttggccaTACAGGCACTAGAACCGTGAGAAATGGTTGTTGTTAAGGCACCCAGCCTATGGTATCCGTGATAGCAGCCCAGGCTAAGACCGCGAGCCCTTCCAGATTTCCAGAGCCTCATGGGAAGAGGTGGAACTGGAAAAGGAATAGGAGCCCCCCTTGTGTGGCTCTGTGCAGCACGCTCAAGTGACCCTGTCGGCTTAGGACTCAGTGCAGGGGGCAAAGGGGCACCACATAGGATTAAGTCGAGAAACTAAAACGCAAAACAACCATAGCCGAAATTGTCTACATTCTTGGTCCAGTAAGTAATAAAGGGACGGGAAAGGAAAGAATTGGGACACCAGACGCGCCGCAGCTGTCCCCTGCAGCTACTCTGCCCCTCCTCCGACGAATGGAACGGCTCCgtctgttttcctttcattattcattgttatgtttggggttttgctttttttttttttttaatgaaaggggaaagaaaatattttcccccttATCATGTGATACagtggttttcttcctttcctttttttttcaatgaattggGAAATATTTAGTTCCCATAACAGATGTAGGTAAACCCTTTAAACAGTTCAAAAACATAGGAGGACAGAATATTTACCAGCGGAACAGCCTCTTCctccaaacaaaagacaaatttgCGGAAATACACTGGCCCCAAATCTTCCAGCAAATGTACCCTGTATCATTAGCAGTAGAAATGTGTTTTGAAACAAATTCATCTCTGACTCTCATTCTAAAGGTCTGAGACCTCATGTGGGGCTTTAGCAAGGTCTCTCTGGTGCTTCTGGGAACTAAATCCCCACGGGGAGATTCAAGTAAACCTCAAGCAGGACCACACAACAGTCAGCATCCACTGTATTTCTTCCTCACAAGTTCCTTTATGTGGTCTCCTCGAAGTGGTCAACAGAAAAATCAGAATCCAGAAAGATAATTGCGGTTCGGGGCATTAGcattgccttcagctcatgatGTCGTCTGGAGTAATGATGGTGGTGACATGAGCCTGCGGAGGGCAGCGTAATTGTGGGGACTATTTATTGGGCAGTGAATACTTGTCGGGGCTTCACCTCCTTCATTCCTCACTGCCCTGCAAAGCTCATCAGCCCCGTTTTCATGGAGGACAACATTGAGCTGGTCAGGGGGAGTCAGGATTCGCTCCCAGGCTCAAAGGGTCCGGAGGCCAGGCCCTCACTGCTGGCCCACACCTCATAGGCGGTGTTTCTTCAGTTTTACAGGATCCACGTGGCTTTGCATAGGCATGCGTTTTGTGGACAGTCTTTCTTATGTTTCTCACagacaaaaaattagaaatggaaggtattttttttccagaatcttttcatttcatttaatcagtGAGACCACACCAAGGATGATAGCAACGtaggaagagaggaaatgagaCCAAAGTGTCTACCGTGATGTGTTAAAATAAGCTTGGCATTTCGTCAGAACAGAAGCAATAGGTGAGGAGGGAAGTGGACAACTGCTTCTTGTCAGTTTTTACTTATAATCATTGTGCTCATCAGCATATTTTCCTTTTGACGTTCAGCCGGCTTaatcttttaatataaaatgtcctgctgggttttttccccctgctcCTTACTTTTAATCTAAAATGGTATTgttatgggacgcctgggtggctc contains:
- the TMEM212 gene encoding transmembrane protein 212 translates to MQSLYQAAGRILISLGILSVFSGVIAFFPVFSCKIWFTGWSVWIACPIWNGALAVKTGILLLLLAHKQRTKRYLWEASFTFVIVSMMACPLHFAVALESALLGPYCFYSFSGIAGTGYLGYAVAFPFPYANFPSACVDPPHYEEYHLTLQAFDLCLSFAMLCVSLAAFIKLSAGLIWKRHLQVSFQKGGTSSYSIRNAKMESLPDLLNPCNGKDDHWQLSAHSASFQTQQKNSGSLQTQAWGPDPVWSLLSHVPTLVEFSVATPVRC